A stretch of Schaalia odontolytica DNA encodes these proteins:
- a CDS encoding carbohydrate ABC transporter permease, whose amino-acid sequence MSTATSTTPASFGERFAQWRKERRLERQGRNTASRQMRGGALIARYALLVVVALILVGPLVLPLMAAFKAPGESVFGQGATMLPQHWSLDSFYVLFERTNILLSIKNSAILATLTVTSNVILSCIGGYMLSRRGWTGRNIMYFVVLSAMIFPFESIMLSLFKMMVQLDLYNTLPGVWMVAMIGPFQILMMRAAFMGIPDEIEDAALIDGAGELRRFWSIFLPQVRGTLTVVGLTSFIGAWSDFIFPLLMLPDPNKQTLMLTLTAIQNSPQGVTYQLVLAGAVVAMIPVVLVFAFSQKFFFRGIEDGGLKF is encoded by the coding sequence ATGAGTACCGCAACCTCGACCACTCCCGCCTCCTTCGGAGAGCGTTTCGCTCAGTGGCGCAAGGAGCGCCGCCTCGAACGCCAGGGGCGCAACACGGCATCGCGTCAGATGCGCGGCGGTGCCCTCATTGCCCGCTACGCCCTCCTCGTCGTCGTCGCCCTCATCCTGGTCGGCCCCCTCGTCCTGCCCCTCATGGCGGCCTTCAAGGCCCCCGGCGAATCCGTCTTCGGTCAGGGTGCAACCATGCTGCCCCAGCACTGGTCGCTGGACTCCTTCTACGTGCTCTTCGAACGCACAAACATCCTGCTGTCGATTAAGAATTCCGCGATTCTCGCGACCCTGACGGTCACCTCGAACGTTATCCTGTCGTGCATCGGCGGCTACATGCTGTCGAGGCGCGGGTGGACCGGCCGCAACATCATGTACTTCGTGGTCCTGTCCGCCATGATCTTCCCCTTCGAGTCGATCATGCTCTCGCTGTTCAAGATGATGGTGCAGCTGGACCTGTACAACACGCTCCCCGGCGTGTGGATGGTGGCCATGATCGGGCCGTTCCAGATCCTCATGATGCGCGCCGCGTTCATGGGCATTCCCGACGAGATCGAGGACGCGGCCCTGATCGACGGTGCGGGCGAGCTGCGCCGCTTCTGGTCGATCTTCCTGCCTCAGGTGCGCGGCACGCTCACCGTCGTCGGCCTGACGTCCTTCATTGGCGCCTGGTCCGACTTTATCTTCCCGCTGCTCATGCTGCCCGACCCGAACAAGCAGACGCTGATGCTGACGCTGACGGCCATCCAGAACTCGCCTCAGGGTGTCACCTACCAGCTCGTGCTGGCTGGCGCGGTCGTGGCGATGATCCCCGTCGTGCTGGTCTTCGCCTTCAGCCAGAAGTTCTTCTTCCGCGGCATCGAAGACGGCGGCCTGAAGTTCTGA
- a CDS encoding extracellular solute-binding protein yields MLKKKMAAGVVALAMFSTLGLAACNPGGSSSDSSSGGSTAAGSIPEPDVACDIPAGNLDDSKIDTSKVEGEITFQTQGLQNDFGDFFKAKIKEFEDANPGVKINWTDQGGGAEFDQTVTAQASNCKMADVINVPSSTILALSKSNLLMDYDVKAPGIGDKFVKSIWESTALGANDHHTALPWYFGPYITTYNKEVFKRAGLDENMPPKTMDELFEDAAKVGADGQGDYGIYGSPEWYMIAQLHGMGVNLLNADKTAFDFADNEAAINYVTKLSELYASGAIPKDSLTGEPDPGKAYTDGNLAFGTPNASFLKSVKKNNETVYQNTGVGPFPTNPGIKPVFEGQYIGVSVTTQNAPLAMKFAEWITNAENEYAWTHDGGAIIFPAATDALDKLVANPPEIADDPVFKAAYEEAAKAAKDAEAYTDVFYATGAVKDALIENVNKAIRGEVDPKTALKTAQDQMNEKLKALGD; encoded by the coding sequence ATGTTGAAGAAGAAGATGGCCGCAGGCGTTGTCGCCCTCGCCATGTTCAGCACCCTCGGCCTGGCCGCCTGCAACCCTGGTGGCTCCAGCTCCGACAGCTCGAGCGGCGGTTCGACCGCTGCCGGTTCCATCCCCGAGCCCGATGTCGCGTGCGACATCCCCGCGGGCAACCTTGACGACTCGAAGATCGACACCTCGAAGGTTGAAGGCGAGATCACGTTCCAGACCCAGGGTCTGCAGAACGACTTCGGCGACTTCTTCAAGGCCAAGATCAAGGAATTCGAGGACGCCAACCCCGGCGTCAAGATCAACTGGACCGACCAGGGCGGCGGCGCCGAGTTCGACCAGACCGTGACCGCTCAGGCCTCGAACTGCAAGATGGCGGACGTCATCAACGTTCCCTCTTCCACCATCCTCGCCCTGTCCAAGTCCAACCTCCTCATGGACTACGACGTCAAGGCCCCCGGCATCGGCGACAAGTTCGTGAAGTCCATTTGGGAGTCCACCGCCCTGGGCGCCAACGACCACCACACGGCTCTGCCCTGGTACTTCGGCCCCTACATCACCACCTACAACAAGGAGGTCTTCAAGCGCGCTGGTCTCGACGAGAACATGCCGCCCAAGACCATGGATGAGCTGTTCGAGGATGCCGCCAAGGTCGGCGCCGACGGACAGGGAGACTACGGTATCTACGGCTCGCCCGAGTGGTACATGATCGCTCAGCTGCACGGCATGGGCGTCAACCTGCTCAACGCCGACAAGACCGCCTTCGACTTCGCCGACAACGAGGCCGCGATCAACTACGTCACCAAGCTCTCCGAGCTCTACGCCTCCGGCGCCATCCCGAAGGACTCCCTGACCGGCGAGCCCGACCCGGGCAAGGCCTACACCGACGGCAACCTCGCCTTCGGTACCCCCAACGCCTCGTTCCTCAAGTCCGTCAAGAAGAACAACGAGACGGTCTACCAGAACACCGGCGTCGGCCCGTTCCCGACCAACCCCGGCATCAAGCCCGTCTTCGAAGGCCAGTACATCGGCGTCTCCGTCACCACGCAGAACGCCCCCCTGGCCATGAAGTTCGCCGAGTGGATCACCAACGCTGAGAACGAGTACGCCTGGACGCACGACGGCGGCGCCATCATCTTCCCGGCCGCCACCGACGCCCTTGACAAGCTCGTTGCCAACCCGCCGGAGATCGCCGACGACCCGGTCTTCAAGGCCGCCTACGAGGAGGCCGCTAAGGCCGCCAAGGACGCCGAGGCCTACACCGACGTCTTCTACGCGACCGGCGCCGTGAAGGACGCCCTCATTGAGAACGTCAACAAGGCCATCCGCGGTGAGGTCGATCCCAAGACCGCTCTCAAGACCGCTCAGGATCAGATGAACGAGAAGCTCAAGGCTCTCGGAGACTGA
- a CDS encoding carbohydrate ABC transporter permease, with product MPTRKSAQTRSLNGAARFRPGWVPWLWVTLPVLAVISFYIYPFITTVYVSFTKTKPLGHIGRFVGIDNFAAVLSDPEFWQSLTNSLIYAVCVVPLMVLLPLLLALLVKSHVPGIGFFRALYYLPAISSLVVISLAWRYLLDQRGPINNMLASWGLDPVPFLSNQWLILFCAMLITLWQGLPYYMILYLSALANVDKSLYEAAELDGAGPIRRFLTVTVPGVKVMMFLVATLTTIGCLKIFTEVYLLGGSASPTKTLTMYIRDRIVDPTFGSLGQGDAASVCLFLITFGFIIASQSLQRKAEDS from the coding sequence ATGCCGACACGTAAGAGCGCGCAGACGCGCTCCCTCAATGGCGCCGCCCGATTCCGCCCGGGCTGGGTTCCCTGGCTGTGGGTGACCCTCCCGGTCCTCGCGGTCATCTCCTTCTACATCTACCCCTTCATCACGACCGTCTATGTGTCGTTCACGAAGACGAAGCCATTGGGACACATCGGTCGCTTCGTTGGTATCGACAACTTCGCCGCGGTGCTGTCGGATCCCGAATTCTGGCAGTCGCTGACGAACTCCCTCATCTACGCGGTCTGCGTCGTCCCGCTGATGGTGCTCCTGCCCCTGCTGCTGGCCCTCCTCGTCAAGTCGCACGTGCCCGGCATCGGCTTTTTCCGCGCCCTCTACTACCTGCCAGCCATCTCCTCGCTGGTCGTCATTTCGCTCGCGTGGCGCTACCTCCTGGACCAGCGCGGACCCATCAACAACATGCTGGCATCTTGGGGACTCGACCCCGTGCCATTCCTGTCGAATCAGTGGTTGATCCTCTTCTGTGCCATGCTCATCACCCTGTGGCAGGGCTTGCCCTACTACATGATCCTGTACTTGTCGGCCCTCGCGAACGTCGACAAGTCGCTGTACGAGGCCGCTGAACTAGACGGCGCCGGACCGATCCGACGTTTCCTGACCGTCACCGTTCCGGGCGTCAAGGTCATGATGTTCCTCGTCGCCACCCTGACGACGATCGGATGCCTGAAGATCTTCACCGAGGTCTACCTGCTGGGCGGCTCCGCCTCGCCCACGAAGACCCTCACGATGTACATCCGAGACCGAATCGTGGACCCGACCTTCGGGTCGCTGGGACAGGGCGACGCCGCCTCGGTGTGCCTGTTCCTCATCACCTTCGGTTTCATCATCGCTTCGCAGAGCCTGCAGAGGAAGGCTGAAGACTCATGA